AAGGTCGCCCCACCCCAGCTGTTACCCACCCCTCATGTTCGTCTTCAGACCTCCTGTTTCCCCCTTTCTGCCCGCATCCGCGTCGGCGGCGCTGTTTTTCGGCGTGCTCGCCTGTCCGGCTGCGGATGAGCCGCGCGACCGCCTGTCCGGCGCCGGTGCTGGTGCTACAGCCGGGATCACTTCCCATAGCACGGTCCAGACCCCGGAAGCCGCACCGGTTCCCGAGCCCTCTCTGGTTCATCTCGGGATGTCCTTGTTCGGCTTCTGCCTGCTGCTGCGCCGGCGCCGCTGAATCATCTCCGATCCTTCCCGTTTTCTTTTCCTTTCAGGCCCCATCCATCACCAGGGGCCGATGACACTTTGTTTCGGTGTGTCGAGACAAGTGGCGTGGTCGTGAAAGCGACCTCGCAAGGGTGCGGCCCCGTCTCCCACGGTAGGGACATCGGGGGGTTACAGGCCGGGCCGCACCCGCATTTTCTTCTCCTTCCTCGGATGCGCTGAGCAGACAGATTGACAGCACCCGGAGACCTGTGCCGAACTCCGATCAAAGGAATGAAGCAGCAGACCGGTCCGATCCGACGCGTGCCCGCCTTGCTGGCGGCGTCAATGACCGCCGTGGTGGTCTGCGGATGCGAGCGCGAGCACGAGCGGAAGGAGCCTCTCAGCTACCCCGAGAAAGAAGCGCCGGCTTCCCTCTACCACGCTAACACCGAGGACGGCATGACGCTGGAAGCGGAGACTGCTTCTTCGGTCAAAAAAGGCGGGCCCATGCCCATGTCGGTCACGCTGACGAACGGGCGTTCCGCTTTGGTCAGCGTGGCGATCTTGGGAGGGGCAGGCGAACTCGGGATCGCGATCGAAGATTCACAGGGCCGCGTGGTGCCGCCCGTGCGGGAGCAGCCGTCATTCATCCGCGGGGGCTCGATGCGAATGGACAATCTCAAGCTGGGGGAAAGCTATCACTGGCAGGTCGATCTGGGTAAATCCTACCGCTTGGAGCCGGGAGATTATAAGGTCTCCATGTCTGCATTCATCTACGAGTATACCCACGAGCCGCTCACGAGCGACACCATCCCCTTGTCCGGCGTGAGGCTGCATGTGACGGAGTGAGATCCCTAGCCGACCCGCGGCGCAGATCACCGGGTCATTTCCTCCACCCACTCCGGCACCAGGTCCCCCGCCTTGCCGCGGCGGCTTTCATGAAACACGCCGCTGGCCGCGCTTGCTTCCAGATTGATCTCCAGGGTCCGTGCGCCTGCATCCCGCGCCAGGGAGACGAAGCCCGCTGCCGGATACACCAGCCCGGAGGTGCCGATGGCCACAAACAGATCGGCAGTGGAAATCGCCGCCGCGATCTCATCGAGGAAGAATGGCATCTCACCAAACCACACCACATGCGGTCGCAGGCAATCGATCCCGCCGCAGGCGCCGCAGATCGAGGCACGGCTCAGGTCCTCCCGGCACACCGCCACCGACTCGCACTCCGTGCAGCGGCTCTTCAGCAGCTCGCCATGCATGTGCAGCACCGCCGGGGATCCGCCGCGCTCGTGCAGGTCATCGATGTTCTGGCTGACCAAAGTCACGCGATGCGCGCGCAGCATCGCCAGCCGGGCCAGCGCCTTGTGCGCGGGGTTCGGATGGATGGTCCCGTCTAACAACTTTGCACGCCGTCCATTGTAGAACTGGTGGACCAGTTGTGGATCGCGCTCGAAGGCTTCCGGTGTCGCCACATCCTCCACGCGATGTCCCTCCCACAGCCCGTCCGGGCCGCGGAAAGTCGGCACCCCGGACTCCGCGGAGATCCCGGCACCGGTGAGGATGACGATATTCATGGGCCGCAGGAAACATTTGTCGTGAGGAAGCGGCAATCAATCTTTCCCTGGGGAGTTCAGGATCTGCAGCGGGGCTGAGGATGAGATGTGGCGGTGGTGGATGAGTGCGGGTGGAGGGAGGCGTGTTCTTCGATGCCCGGCTCGCGCTCCGCAGGTGAGGTCCGAGAGAGAATGTAGCGGCGCTTTTCTAACAAGCTTGGCTGGTCCGGTCTCATTGCCCGGAGGGCAAATAGCCAATAGCCGGTGGTCGAGCGCAGCGAAAACCACCGGTTGGCCCACGCAGAGAATGGAACCCCGGACGGGGTTCCAGCGATGTGCCCCGATGCCCGGATGAAATCCGTGGAATCCGTGATGCCCGGATGGCTTCCGATAGGTGCGGAAGGTGGATCTTGAGGTGCTTCCCGCGCGCCGGAACCCCTGCCGGGGTTCGATATCTCCTCCAACCTAACCGGTGGTTTTCGCTGCGCTCGACCACCGGCTATTGGCTGTTGCCCCTCCGGGGCTTTGGACGCAAGCGTTTGGAGAAAATCCCCCGATGCGGCCAATGCCGCGATCTTCCGACGCTCATAGAGCGACGCTACATTTTATCGTGACCGCTCCTGCGGAGCATCGGAGGCGGGTTTGCGAGCTACCCGCTACACCCCCATCTTCGTGAATCCAAACGCGTTCACTACTTGATTCATACATATCACATCATTCACCCACTTTCCTTTCACCGAAAATTCACATGCCGTTTCCTTCATCGCAATTTCACGCCAAACTTATTGCCGAAAACCCCTTTATTTCTAGCGTCCGCCCCGATGTCTCCAAACCTATCCAAACTCCTCCTGGCGACCGGACTCCTCCTCTCCGCTCCCATGGCTCACGCAGAAGACATGATCTTTGAGGAGATCAATGTTATCAGAAGCAAGTTCGAAGGCGTCGGCGAACTGCTCAATATCGGCGATGGCTCCTTCTATGGATCCGTCACGTGGACGCCCACCTACCGCGGCGGTGCCGTCTTCCGCGTCGCCCCGAATCAGGAACCGGAACTCATCCATGCCTTCGAGGTCACGGAAGAAATCGGCATCCCGGATGCCGGCGGTGCCGGACCTTCCGCGGCGCTGGTCGAAGGACCGGATGGCGCGATGTATGGTGCCACGAAATACGGCGGCGTTTACGGCGCGGGCACCATCTACCGCATCACCTCCGCAGGCGTTTACAGCGTGGTGCGCCACCTCAATCGCACGGAAGTCTGCAACGTCAACTGCCTGACCTGGG
This portion of the Luteolibacter luteus genome encodes:
- a CDS encoding NAD-dependent deacylase; the encoded protein is MNIVILTGAGISAESGVPTFRGPDGLWEGHRVEDVATPEAFERDPQLVHQFYNGRRAKLLDGTIHPNPAHKALARLAMLRAHRVTLVSQNIDDLHERGGSPAVLHMHGELLKSRCTECESVAVCREDLSRASICGACGGIDCLRPHVVWFGEMPFFLDEIAAAISTADLFVAIGTSGLVYPAAGFVSLARDAGARTLEINLEASAASGVFHESRRGKAGDLVPEWVEEMTR